A genome region from Nocardiopsis exhalans includes the following:
- the pstC gene encoding phosphate ABC transporter permease subunit PstC, whose amino-acid sequence MSTEAPEAPAPEEPRRGTLRSSKGRYADPLFKWAVAACGTIVLVLLALMVIRTTSEAWPVFVKEGFFGFLTGEQWQSGNSRTEITGTYGAWPFIYGTLVTSAIAIAIALPLAIMVAFYLTHLAPRRIAKPLSYTVELLAAVPSVIFGLWGLHWFLPNVLRPFFEFLESVLGWFFLFEGPIRGVGYLSAGIVLAIMILPIMTAIIREVIAVHPIDQRMAAYALGSTRWEVLRKVVLPASFSGIVAAAMLGLGRALGETIAVLMLIGGSQSWSTSLFGTGSSMASHIAATFGEATPESRTALMAIGVALFLVTMIVNILARVIVWRLGRMTGDAAV is encoded by the coding sequence ATGTCCACTGAGGCCCCCGAGGCCCCGGCCCCCGAGGAACCCCGGCGGGGCACGCTGAGGTCCAGCAAGGGCAGGTACGCCGACCCCCTCTTCAAGTGGGCGGTCGCGGCCTGCGGCACCATCGTGCTGGTGCTGCTGGCCCTGATGGTCATCCGCACCACCTCCGAAGCCTGGCCCGTCTTCGTGAAGGAGGGCTTCTTCGGCTTCCTCACCGGTGAGCAGTGGCAGTCCGGGAACTCCCGCACCGAGATCACCGGCACCTACGGCGCGTGGCCCTTCATCTACGGCACCCTGGTCACCTCGGCCATCGCGATCGCCATCGCGCTGCCGTTGGCGATCATGGTCGCCTTCTACCTCACCCACCTGGCGCCGCGCCGCATCGCCAAGCCGCTCTCCTACACGGTGGAGCTGCTCGCCGCGGTGCCCAGCGTCATCTTCGGCCTGTGGGGCCTGCACTGGTTCCTGCCGAACGTGCTCCGGCCGTTCTTCGAGTTCCTGGAGAGCGTGCTCGGCTGGTTCTTCCTCTTCGAGGGCCCGATCCGCGGCGTCGGCTACCTGTCCGCCGGGATCGTGCTGGCCATCATGATCCTGCCGATCATGACCGCCATCATCCGCGAGGTCATCGCGGTGCACCCGATCGACCAGCGCATGGCCGCCTACGCCCTGGGCTCCACCCGCTGGGAGGTCCTGCGCAAGGTCGTACTTCCCGCCAGCTTCTCCGGGATCGTGGCCGCCGCCATGCTGGGCCTCGGTCGCGCCTTGGGCGAGACCATCGCGGTCCTGATGCTGATCGGCGGCTCCCAGTCCTGGAGTACGAGCCTGTTCGGCACCGGCAGCAGCATGGCCTCGCACATCGCCGCGACCTTCGGCGAGGCCACCCCCGAGTCCAGGACGGCCCTGATGGCCATCGGTGTCGCGCTGTTCCTGGTCACGATGATCGTCAACATCCTCGCCCGCGTCATCGTCTGGCGTCTGGGACGCATGACGGGAGACGCCGCCGTATGA
- the pstA gene encoding phosphate ABC transporter permease PstA codes for MSTMTSTPPRKHVPLSQRPPGSSYRRFKDRGATVALTAAMIIAMIPLILIVFEVTRRGIGVVNLDFITATEPPPRREGGGYAAGFFGTLYIMALAVLMSIPFGIATAVYIVEYGPNRLTSSIRFFTDVMTGIPSIFVGLFVYGLLVIGWGSLGFGTFAGAVAIAVMMLPIVTRSAEEMLRLVPNEMRNASYGLGARKWQTIVHTVLPAAAPGLTTGSMLAIARGIGETAPLLLTAFGSGLIVTSFQGDPQGAVPMQLYKGATQPFEAGIDRAWGAALCLFVLVLAFTVLARWVGSKASTNA; via the coding sequence ATGAGCACCATGACCTCGACTCCCCCGCGCAAGCACGTCCCGCTGAGCCAGCGCCCCCCTGGTTCCTCCTACCGGCGCTTCAAGGACCGCGGCGCCACCGTCGCGCTGACCGCCGCGATGATCATCGCGATGATCCCGCTGATCCTCATCGTCTTCGAGGTGACCCGGCGCGGCATCGGCGTGGTCAACCTGGACTTCATCACGGCGACCGAACCCCCGCCCCGGCGCGAGGGCGGCGGTTACGCGGCCGGGTTCTTCGGCACGCTGTACATCATGGCGCTGGCCGTCCTGATGTCCATCCCGTTCGGTATCGCCACGGCGGTCTACATCGTCGAGTACGGGCCCAACCGGCTCACCTCCTCGATCCGTTTCTTCACCGACGTGATGACCGGTATCCCGTCGATCTTCGTGGGTCTGTTCGTCTACGGCCTGCTGGTGATCGGCTGGGGCAGCCTGGGCTTCGGTACCTTCGCCGGTGCGGTGGCCATCGCAGTGATGATGCTGCCGATCGTCACCCGGTCCGCCGAGGAGATGCTCCGGCTGGTTCCGAACGAGATGCGCAACGCCAGCTACGGCCTGGGGGCGCGCAAGTGGCAGACCATCGTGCACACGGTGCTGCCCGCCGCCGCGCCCGGTCTGACCACCGGTTCGATGCTGGCGATCGCCCGCGGTATCGGTGAGACCGCGCCGCTGCTGCTGACCGCCTTCGGTTCGGGTCTGATCGTCACCTCCTTCCAGGGCGACCCGCAGGGCGCTGTGCCGATGCAGCTGTACAAGGGTGCCACGCAGCCCTTCGAGGCCGGTATCGACCGCGCCTGGGGTGCGGCGCTGTGCCTGTTCGTGCTGGTGCTGGCCTTCACCGTGCTGGCCCGCTGGGTGGGCTCCAAGGCCTCGACCAACGCGTAG